The sequence below is a genomic window from Citricoccus muralis.
AGATGCCCGCCGCCAGCCCGGCGCCACCGAGCACCTGGCTGAGGATGACGACAGCCAGGGTGTGTCGGTGGACGCGGGCGACGTCGTGTGTGGAAAGCCGAACCTGGGGCTCAGACTCCGGCACGCTCGGGCGCCGTTTCGTCACGCACCAGCGCCACTGCGGCGTCGAATTCCGCCTCGATGTCCTCATTACGGGTGTAGGTGATGAGGGAGACGACGACGGCGGTGATCACCGCGAAGAGGAAGCCGGGCAGCAACTCGTAGAGATCGAAGATTCCGCCCTCGGCCTCGCTCCAGGTGAACACGGTGACCGTGCCCACCACCATGGCGGCCAGCGCGCCCCAGTGGGTGAGCTTGCGCCAGAACAGGCTCAGCAACACCACGGGGCCGAAGGCGGCACCGAAGCCGGCCCAAGCGAAGCTGACCAGTCCGAGGATCGAGTCCTGTGGGTTCAGGGCGAGCACGGCGGCGATCAGCGCCACCACCAGCACGCACACCCGGCCCAGGGTGACCAGGGTCCGCTCGGCCGGCGGGTTCTTCCGCACCACCTTGAGGACATCCTCCACCAGGGCCGAGGAGCAGACGATCAGCTGCGAAGAGAAGGTACTCATGACGGCGGCCAGCACGGCAGCGAGCACGAACCCGGCGACCAGCGGGTGCAGCAGCGCCTGCGACATCAGCAGCACCACGGTTTCCGGGTCGCCCAGATCGATGTTGTTCTGCGCCACGTAGGCCACACCCACCAGGCCGGCGATGACGGCCCCGGAGAGCGAGACGATCTGCCAGGTGATGCCGATGCGGCGGGCGGACTTGGCCTCGCGGGGGTGACGCAGCGCCATGAAGCGGACGATCACGTGCGGCTGCCCGAGGTAGCCCAGGCCCCAGGCGAGTCCGGAGAGCACGCCGATGAGGGTGACCGAGGTGAGCCCGGTGCCGCCGAAGAAGTCGAAGTGGGCCGGTTCCAGGCTGGAGATCAGGGTGTAGGCCTCGCCGGGGCCGCCCACCGCGATGACCGCGGCCACGGGGACGACGATCAGGGCGACGACCATCATCAGTCCCTGCACGACGTCGGTGAGCGAGGCGCCGAGGAACCCACCGAACAGGGTGTAGGCCAGGGTCACCGCCGTCACCAGGAGCATGCCCCACACGTAGTCCCCACCGAATGCGGATTCAAAGAACACGCCGCCGGCGACCATGCCGGAGGACACGTAGAGGGTGAAGAACACCAGGATGATGATGCTGGAGACGATGCGCAACGACCGGGAACGGTCGCGCAGCCGGTTCTCGAAGAAGCTCGGAATGGTGATCGAGTTCCGGGAGACCTCGGTGTAGGCGCGCAGACGCGGTGCGACGACGAGCCAGTTGATGTAGGCACCCAGGGTCAGGCCGATGGCGATCCAGGCCTCGATGAGACCGGCAAGGTAGATGGCGCCGGGCAGGCCCATGATGAGCCATCCGGACATGTCGGAGGCGCCGGCGCTGAGTGCGGCGACCGCCGGGGGCAGGCCGCGGTTGCCGAGCATGTAGCCCTCGTGGCCGGTGGTGCGGCGGTAGGCGAGGTAGCCGAGGAGGATCATGGCGGCGAAATACGCGCCGAGCGCGATGTAGAGCCAGAGTTGGTCGGACATGGTGGTTCTCTCTTCAGTAGTTCCGCGTCACCGGTGGGTGCGCAGATGGATGGTGAGTGGTGATGAGATCCAGTACGAATAGGGTAGCGACTTGCGACGGCGCACGGTCAGAACGGCGCATGATCAGATCAGCCCTTCCGACAGGCGGTGCAGGGTGCCGAACCGGTGCGCGGTGATGGAGACCGCTTGTTCCCGCAGGTGCGGCAGCATCTCGACCCGGCCCGCGGAGACGACGTCGCCGGAGTAGACCGCGATGTCGGGCTTGCCGCCGGTGGCGGAGACGATGCGGGCGGTTTCTTCGGCGCGGGAGGTGCTGGACGCTCCCGATGCCGGAGTGGCCCCGGTGACCAGCCGGATGCGGGCGCCGGCCTCGGGTCCGCTGCGCTCAGCCAGGCGCTGCAGGTGCGCGGTCCACGCGGCGTCGTCTTCCACGGTGACCGTGACCCCGGCGTGCGCGAGGGCGGCAGTGAGGGCCGCGGGGAGCTCGACGGCGGTACTCACGGTGGGGGCGGACTCCGCGGCGAGCCCGGCGGCGATCACCCGGACGCTGTGGTGCAGCGCCGCATCGGCGGCCAGGCGCACGACAACGGGGACCGGGCGGTAGCGCAACAGGTTGCGCTCGAACACCAGCTGGGAGGCGTCACGGGCCACCCCGAACTCCTCGGCCCAGGCGCGGGCGTCGGTGGCCAGTGCCGAGCGCAGCCACGCGGCGTCGTCGTCGTCGATCTCTGGCGTCTGCTCGACGGCGCGCAGCAGGCCAGCCACCGCGGGACGCACCTCCGGGGTGGAATCCGAGCCTGCGGGAGCTTCGTTCACCGGAGCGTCGGTCCAGGTGCCGAGGCCGTGCAGATAGTTCGGGCCGCCGGCTTTGGTGCCAGGACCGATAGCGGAGCGCTTCCAGCCCCCGAACGACTGCCGACGCACGATCGCCCCGGTGATCCCGCGGTTCACGTACAGGTTGCCGGCCTGTACGGTGTCCAGCCAGGTGGCCAGCTCATCGCGGTCCAGGGAGTGCAGCCCGGAGGTCAGGCCGTAGTCGATCTCGTTGACCATCTCGATGGCTTCCTCGAGGGTGTCCGCGGTCATCACACCCAGAATCGGGCCGAAGTACTCGGTGAGGTGGTACTCGGAGCCGCGGCGCACCCCGGAGCGCAGCCCCGGCGTCCACTGCGTGATCTCGCCGTGGCGGTCGCGCGCCAGCGGGTGATCGGACGGTACCGGTTCGGGCTTCAGCACCCACGTCTCGCCCTCGCCCAGGGTGGTAAGCCCGCGCAGCAGCTTGCCCGACGGCGCGTTAATGACGGGGCCCATCTGGGTCTCGAGGTCGTCGGGGGTGCCCACGGTGAGGGAGCGCACGCCGTCGATGAGCTGGCGGCGGAACCGCTCCGAGGTGGCCACCGAGCCGACCAGGATCACCAGGGAGGCGGCGGAGCATTTCTGCCCGGCGTGCCCGAACGCAGACTGCACCACGTCGCGGGCGGCCAAGTCCAGGTCGGCGTTGGGGGTGACGATGATGGCGTTCTTCCCGGAGGTTTCGGCCAGAATCGGGGCGTCGGGCCGGAACTCGCGGAACGTCGCGGCGGTGTCGTAGGACCCGGTAAGGATGATCCGGTCCACGCGTTCATCGGCGATCAGGGCGCTGCCCAGGGCTCGCTCGTCGAACTGCACGAACTGCAGCACCTCGCGCGGCACCCCGGCGTCCCACAGCGCTTCCACCATGACGGCGGCGGAGCGGGCCGAGGCGGCAGCGGGCTTGATGACGACGGCGGACCCGGCGGCCAGCGCGGAGAGCACGCCCCCGGCCGGAATGGCCACCGGGAAGTTCCACGGCGGGATCACCGCGACCAGCCGCGACGGACGATATTCGGCCCCCTCGACCTGACTCAGCTGTTGGCCGAGCATGGCGTAGTAGTTCGCAAAATCGATCGCCTCGGAGACTTCCGGATCGCCCTGGTCCAGGGTTTTGCCGCATTCGGAGCCCATCACCTCGAGCAGGTCCGCACGGCGGGCTTCCAGGCGCTCGCCGGCGCGGTAGAGGATTTCCGCACGCTCATCGGCGCTCAGCGACTGCCAGGAGTCGGCGGCGGCGACACCGCGCTCGACGATCTCGTTCAGCCCGGCCTCATCCGGCACCCGGGAGGATTCCACCAGCTCGGTGCCCAGGGTGGAGCCGACCATGCGCGCTGCAATGTCAGCACCCCAGGCGCGGTTGCCGGGCAGATCCGGGTCGGTGTCGGGGGTGTTCTCGAACTCCCCGGCCCGGCCGGCTTCCACCCGCTGCTGCACGCGGGCCTCGACGTCGTCGTCGCTCAGCTGGGCCGCACCGGCGGTGGTGGTGCGTCGATCTTGGCCTCGGGCCGGGGCCGGCACCCGGTAGGACTCCACGGTGCCGTCGCCGGTGATGGTCTCCAGCTTGGCCAGCGAATCCAGGAAGCGCTGCTTCTCACGCTCGAACAGCTCGGGGGTGTCGGTGAGCTGGAACAGCGCCGACATGAAGTTCTCCTGGCTCGCGCCCTCCTCCAACCGCCGGATCAGATACGCGATGGCGACGTCGAACTCCTGCGGGTGCACCACCGGGGTGTAGAGCAGCAGCGAGCCGACGTCCTTCTTCACGGCTTCGGCTTGACCGGTGGCCATGCCCAGCAGCATCTCGAACTCGATGCCCTCGGTGGCGCCGCGCGCCTGGGCGAGCAACCACGCCAGCGCGACGTCGAAGAGGTTGTGTCCGGCCACACCCACCCGCACATTCTGCGTGCGCTGCGGGGTGAGCGCGTAATCGAGCACCGCCTTGTAGTTGGTGTCGGAATCCTGCTTGGAGCCCCAGGTCGCCACCGGCCAGCCGTGCAGGGCGGCGTCGACCTGCTCCATCGGCAGATTCGCGCCCTTCACCACGCGCACCTTGATCGGCGCGCCACCCCGGGCCACGCGCGCCGCCGACCATGCTTGGAGGTCCATCATCACGCCCAGGGCGTCAGGCAGGTAGGTCTGCAGCACGATGCCGGCCTGCAGGTGCAGGAATTCAGGGCGCTCCAGAATCCGCTTAAACACCGCGACGGTGAGGTCAAGGTCCTTGTATTCCTCCATGTCCAGGTTGATGAACTTGTGCGGGGAGGCTTCCGCGGCGCGGGCGTACAGCGGCACCAGGTGCTCCTCGATGTGGTCCACCGCCTGATCAAAGCTCCAGTGGTTGTGCGGGGCCACCGTGGAAGACACCTTGATGGAGACGTAGTCGACGTCGTCGCGCGCGAGCAGCCGGTGGGTGCCCTCGAGCCGGCGGGCGGCTTCGTCCTCACCCAGGATGTACTCGCCGAGCAGGTTGATGTTGAGCCGGACGTCGTCGCTGCGCAGCTTCGCGATGGCGGGACCGAGTTTCTTGTCGGAGGCGTCGATGATGAGGTGGCTGACCATCTGGCGTAGCACGCGACGGGCGGTGGGGACCACGACGCCGGGCAGGGTGGAGGCCAGGGTGCCGCCGAGGCTGATGGCGCCGCGCATCGGGGCCGGCAGGAAGCTGGGGGTCAGCGGGACAATCTCCTGCAGTTTCTTGGCCGCGGCCCGGTGGTCTTCGGGGCGCACCACGCCGTCGACGAAGCCGACCGTGAAGTCCAGTCCGTTCGGGTCGCTGAGCACTCCGGCCAACCGCTCGGCCGAGGGGTCCGCGGGGTACTCTTCGGCCTCGGCCAGCCAGCGGTGCACCAGGGCGATGGCGTCGGCGGCCAGGTCCTGGGGGCGAACGTCGGGTGATGCGGGGGTGTTCACTGTGGCGGGTCTCCGTCTCTGGTGGTGCCTGTGCGGTGGATCACTACTTCAGCCAGTGTGGGCGCCATCCACCATGAAGTAAAGCAATTGTTTGTGGTGAGTATCATGAAGAAAAACCGGATGATCTACGACGACGGACGCCGAGCCGAGGAGCCGCCATGCTGGACCTGAAACGCCTGCGCCTGCTGTGGGAGCTGCACCATCGCGGCACCGTGGCGGCGGTGGCGAAGGCGCTGAGCTACAGCCCCTCGGCGGTGTCGCAGCAGCTGGCGGTGCTGGAGAAGGAGGCCGGGGTGCCGCTGATGCGGCGCACCGGACGCACCCTTACCCTGACGGCGGCGGGCGAGGCGCTGGTGGGCGAGACCGAGCAGCTGCTGGCCGGGCTGGAGCGCGCCGAATCGGCCCTGCATCGGGCCCGGGATGTGGTGGGTGGCACCCTGCGCGTGGCGGCGTTCCAGACGGCGATGATCGCCCTGATGCCGGGTGCGCTGCGGCGGTTGCGGCGCGATCATCCGGAGCTGCGGGTGGAAGCGGTGCACTACGAACCGGGGGAGGCGCTGCAGGAAACGTGGGGGCGCGGGTTCGACGTCGTCGTCGCCGAGCAGTACCCGGGGCATTCCACTGAGCATTTTCCGGGGTTGGAGCGGCAGCTGCTGCTCAGCGACCCGATCCGGTTGGCGGTGCCCCCGCGCGGGGTGGGGGATGCTGCGTTCGACGACGCCGAGCGGCTGGAGGATCTGCGTGAGCTGCCGTGGGTGATGGAGCCGCAGGGGGCGGCCACCCGGCATTGGGCGGAACAGGCGTGCCGGCTGGCCGGATTTGAGCCCGATGTCCGCTATGAAACGGCGGATCTGCGCACCCACATCCGGTTCATCGAGACCGGGAATGCGGTGTCCCTGCTGCCGGGGCTGCTGCACCAGGGGGTGGCCGGTCGCGTGCGGCTGATCGAGCTGGACGGGGAGCCGCGCCGCACCACTTTCACCGCGGCCCGGGCCTCGCACAGTGCCCACCCCGCGGTGGAAGCCGTGCGCGCCGCCCTGGCTGTTGAAGCCGCCGAACTCAGCCCGGAGCTCGGATCCGCTCAGTGATCCCCGCCGGCGCGCTGGGCGAGCAGGTGGGGCAGCAGCGGGTCGAGGACGGCAAGGCCGTCGCGGACCCCGGACGGTGAGCCGGGCAGGGTGATCACGAAGGTGCTGCCAACGAATCCGGCGACGCCTCGGGTGAGCGCGGCCATCGGGGTGGTCGCGGTGCCGCGGGCCCGGATCTGCTCGATGATCCCGGGGAGGGTGACGTCCAGCAGCGGAGTGACCTGCTCCGGGGTCTGATCAGTGGGGGAGACTCCGGTGCCCCCGGTGGTGATGACGACCCGGGCGCCGTCGTCGAGTGCCTGTCGGAGGGCCTGGCCCACGGGTGCGCCGTCGGGAACCACCGTGGGCTGGTCCGGGACGGTGCGGAATCCGCGCTCGTGCAGCCAGGCGCGGATGACCGGACCAGTGGCGTCCTCGGCGGTGCCGGCGGCCGCGCGGGTGGAGGCGACGATGACGGCCGCTCGTGGTTGACCTGGCTCACTCTGCGGAGTGCCGGGGGCGTCGTCGTGGGTCATTCGACCGACCAGTCGCCGGATTTGCCGCCGGATTTGGCGAGCACGCGGGTGTCGGTGATGACGGCGTGTTTATCCACGGCTTTGATCATGTCGTAGAGGGTGAGCGCGGCGACCGAGGCGGCGGTGAGGGCTTCCATTTCGACGCCGGTGGGGCCCTTGGTGGTGACGGTAGCGAGGATGCGGACGCTGGCGGTGCCGGAATCGGCGTCGTCGTGGATGTTTTCAGGGTCGGTGTCGAAGTCGATGGCGAGTTTGCTCAGCGGCAGCGGGTGGCACAGGGGGATGAGGTCGGAAGTGCGCTTGGCGGCCATGATGCCGGCGATACGGGCGGTGCCGAGGGCCTCGCCCTTGGGGAGGTCGCCGGAGCCGATGAGCGCGACGACCTCGGGCGTGGTGGTGAGGACGGCTTGGGCGCGGGCCGTGCGCTGGGTGACGGGCTTGTGGGTGACGTCGACCATGTGGGCGCTGCCATCGGTGCGGAGGTGGGTGAGTCGTGCGGGCTGATCTGGCTGGATGGGGGTGTCAGCGGGTTCAGTCATGGAGGCTCCAGGTGGTCACGGGGGTTCCGGCGGGCAGGTGGCTGACGCCGAGCGGGATCTCGGCGATGAGGTCGGCGGTGGCGAGGTTGTGCAGCAGGTGCGAACCCGGGGGGAGGCAGGTGACGGTGCCGTCGGTTTCGAGGACGGCGCGGCGCAGCTGCAGCTGGTGTTCCGGGGAGTCGACGTCGGTGGCGAGTGGGCGTTGGACGGTGGTGCGGCGGGCGGGGCGGCCAGCGAGTTCGCGCAGGGTGGGGACGAGGAAGAGCAGGGCGGAGAGCAGGGTGGAGACCGGGTTGCCGGGGAAGCACAGGGCGGGCAGGGTACTGGCGCCGGGTGCGCCGGTGTGGTGGGGAAGCTGGAGCGCGCCGAGTCCCTGGGGGCCGCCGGGTTGCAGGGCGATGGAGGCGAAACGGGCGCCGAGCGGTTGGAAGGTGTCGCGGACGACCTCGAAAGCGCCGGCGCTGATGCCGCCGGAGGTGACGACGAGATCGGGTGCGGTGTGCTCGATGACCAGGGCGAGCAGGGCCGCGGGGTCGTCGGGGCAGCGGGCGAGGGTGACCTCCGCGCCGGCGTCGCGCAGCAGGTGCACGAGCATGGGTCCGTTGGCATCGTGGATGCGCCCGGGAGCGAGTGCGGTGATGTCCGGGGTATCGGGGGCGAGCTCGTCGCCGGTGGTGCACACCAGGATGCGCATCCGCGGACGGACCGGGACGGTGGTGATTCCGGAGGCGGCCAGCGCGCCGAGGTGCGCGGGGGACAGGCGGGTACCGGCGTCGAAGAGCACCTGACCTGCGCGGATATCGGTGCCGCGGCGTCGGATGAAGGCGCCCGGCTCCGGGGTCTTGGTGATGCCGATCTGGGCGGTATGGGCGGGTTCGGGTGCGGCGCCGGTGCCTTCCGTGCCTTCGGGCGATGGCGGCGCCTGGGTGTGCCGGGTCAGCGCGGGAAACCGGCCCGTCGTCGTGGCTTCCACGGGGACCACCGCGTCGGCCCCGGCCGGGATGGGCGCGCCGGTCATCACCGGGGAGGCGGTGCCCGGAATATGCGTAGCCGGGGGGTCGCCGGCGGCGGTGGCCAGGCCGAGTGGAAGGCTGGGAGCGTTCAGTGATGGGAAAAGGCTCGTCAGATCCGCAACCCGCACGGCGTACCCGTCCATCTGCGAGTTGTCGAAGGGCGGCAGATCGGCGGGTGCGGTGATGCTGCGCGCGCAGACTCGCCCGGCGGCGGCGTCGAGCGGGATCAGCTCGGGTTCGGCTGCGTGCAACCGTGTCACGACGGGCGCGAGCAGCGCGGTGACCTCGGCAAGGTGGTCCTCGACGGTGCGGAGTTCAGTCACCGTGCTCATCCGCCGGCGAACGGGGGCAACACGTCTACGGTCAGCGGCGTCCCGGAGGTCTCGTCAGCGGCGTCGGCGTCACCCCGATCGGCGCCGGTCAGCGCGCCCCGATCACGCCGCACCACGCCGTCCACCAGGAACGATCCGCTGCGCAACACCTTCGCCATGGGATCGCCATACCGCTCGGTGAGCTCGGCGCGCAGCGCGGCCAGGGTGGGCTCGCCCAGCTCCAGGCGCTCCTGCGTCGTACCTGCAGCGTCGGCGGCGGCGGCGAAATAGCGCACGGTGAGCGCGGTCCTCGCCGGTGCGGTCGGGGGAGTCTCAGCGGTGCGGGGTGCCATAGTCACATGCTAGCCCGCCCGTAGAATGGCCGCATGTCAGACATCTCCACCGACATCACCACCGGCGCACCCGCCCGCTTGCCCGCCCTCGTGGACCCGGTGCCCGCTCTCAGCGCGGAACAGCGGGATCGCGCCGCCCGGCAGATCCGCCTGCCCGGTTTTGGTGAGGAAGCGCAGCGCCGTCTGGCCGCCGCCCGCGTGTTGGTGATCGGGGCGGGCGGCCTGGGGTCAGCTAGTGTCCCCTACCTGGTGGGCGCCGGGATCGGGACCATCGGCGTGGTGGACGACGACGTCGTGGAGCTGTCGAACCTGCACCGGCAGATCGCCCACGACACCGACGACGTGGGGCGCGCGAAGGTGGATTCGATGGCGGAGACGGCCGCGCGGCTCGACCCCGGCGTGACGATCGTGAAGCACCGGGAGCGGCTGACCTCGGTGAACGCCCTGGACGTGTTTGCCGACTATGACCTGGTGGTGGACGGCAGCGATAATTTCGCCACCCGCTACCTGAGCAATGACGCCGCGCAGCTCACCGGCATCCCGCTGGTGTGGGGCTCGATTCTGCAGTTCCACGGGCAGGTGTCGGTGGCCTGGCACGCACACGGCCCCGGATTCCGCGACCTGTTCCCGGTGCCGCCCGCACCCGAGGACGTCCTGAGTTGCGGCGAGGGCGGGGTGCTGCCGGGGTTGTGCGGCACCATCGGATCGCTGCTGGCCACCGAGGTGATGAAACTGGTGACCGGGGTCGGCGAGCCGCTGTTGGGGCGGGTGCTGGTGTACGACGCGCTCGCCGCCAGCACCCGTGAGATCACGTATCGACGGGACCCGGAGGCGGTGGCGGTGACCGAGCTGATCGACTATGAGCTGTTCTGCGCTGGCGGCGCGACGGCGCCCGAGGGGGTGGACGCCGGGGCGTTTGCCGGCGAGTACTCTGGTGGATTCTCCGGTGGTGCTGGCGGAAGCGACGACGGCGGACCTGACCCAGCGCGTCCCGTGCTGATTGACGTCCGCACCGCCGAAGAACATGCTCAGCGCAGCATCCCCGGCGCCCGACTGCTCCCGCTGGATGCGCTCGACGCCGCGGCGGACCAGGGAACGGACGCGGTGCGAGGCCTGCCCGCGCTCGCGGATCTGGTGGCCGACGGCACCGGCCCCGACGTCGTCGTGCACTGTGAACGCGATCCGCGCTCGATCCGGGCGGCACGGATCTTACGCGAGGCCGGATTCGACCGGGTGCGATACCTGCGTGGCGGAATCCGCGCGCTGACCACCGCCGCCCCGGAGCTCGTGAAGAGTAACGAGACCAGTGAACACCACCGAGGAGAAGCACATGTCTGATCTACCCGCACCCCTGGCCCGCGTGGGCGAGGACCCCATTGACGAAGCGGCCGTGCGCGCGGCGGTGGAGGCCCCCGATTGCGGCGCGCTGGTGCTGTTCCACGGGGTGATTCGCAATCACGACGGCGGGGAGTCCGTGCGCGCCCTCGACTACAGCGCACACCCGCAGGTGGGTCAGTTCATGGAGCGCATTGTGGCCGAGGAACAGCAGCGCACCGGGGTGCGGCTGGCGGCCTGGCACCGGATCGGCCCGCTGACGGTGGGCGACGCCGCCTTGGTCGCGGCCGCGGCGTCGGCGCATCGGGGCGAGGCGTTCGCCGCCATCGAACAGCTGGTGGAGCGGATCAAGCACGAGGTGCCGATCTGGAAGCGCCAGCACTTCGAGGCCGGAACCTCGGAGTGGGTCGGGCTCTGAATGCGGGGCCGGCGGCACTGACTGACCGCTGTGTTCCGGCTCAGCCTCCGATGTAGGACATCTCGATCCGCTTGCGGGTGGGGCTCAGCTCGGTGCGGTGCTCGGAGTAGCGGTCGGTGCGCGCCTTCCACCGACCCTGCAGAGCAGCAGCGACGTCGTCGTCCGTAGAGTCAATCGCGCCGGACTCCCCGTGTTCGTTGCGCAGCAGGGCGCGCACGTCGAACCCCTCCGAGGCGAACAGGCAGGTGAACAGCTGGCCTTCCGCGGAAATTCGCGCCCGCGAGCAGTCCCCGCAGAACGGTTGCGTGACCGAGGAAATCACGCCGATCTCGCCCGCGCCGTCACGGTAACGCCACCGTTTCGCCGTCTCGCCGGGGTTCCGCGGCGGCACCGGATCCAGCGGATGCACTGCGGAGATCCGCTCCACGATTTCGGCCGAGGGCACCACCTCATCGAGCACCCAGCCGTTCGAGGTGCCCACGTCCATGTACTCGATAAACCGCAGCACCTGACCCGTGCCCCGGAAATGCTCGGCGAGCGGGAGCAGCTCGTGATCGTTGGCGGAGCGCTTCACCACCGTGTTGATCTTGACGGGGCCCAGCCCGGCTTCCTCCGCGGCGGCGATGCCCTTCAGCACCCGTTCCACCGGGAATTTGACGTCGTTGAGCGCCATGAACTTCTCGTTGTTCAGCGAATCGAGCGACACCGTGACCCGGGTCAGTCCGGCCTCTTTCAGCGCCTGCGCCTTGACCGCCAGCGCGGATCCGTTGGTGGTCAGGGCCAGGTCCAGCGGCTCGCCGTCGAGGGTGCGCAGCTCGGCCAACTGGGCGATGAGGGTCTCGATCCCGCGGCGCAGCAGGGGCTCGCCGCCGGTCAAGCGCACTTTGCGCACGCCCAGTCGGATGCCGATGCGCACCAGCCGGGTGATCTCCTCGAAACTGAGCAGCTCGTCGCGCTCGAGGAACTGATAGTCGCGCCCGAAGACCTCCTTGGGCATGCAGTACACGCAGCGGAAGTTGCACCGATCGGTCACGGAGATGCGCAGATCGGTCAGCGGTCGCCGGTGCTGGTCGACGACGCTGAGGTTCAGGCGGCGTGCATTCGCGGGAATTTCGGGCACACTTCAGGCTAACACCCGTGTTCAAGCTCAGGCCTGCGGGCGCCCTAGCCTGCGGGCCGCAATCGCCTATCGGACGACGCGGAGGATCACCTCGGTTCCGGGTGGCAGGGTGTTGCGGTGGTGAGGGGCGACGACGACGCCGCCATCCGCGGTGACGGTGCCCCGCACCTCGCGCCCGGACTCGGCCGGCCCGGGATCCGGTGCTACGGGTGCCCGGTCCACCACCTGTCCGCGGTCCAGGGCCAGCACCCGATCCGCCAGCGCATCCAGGTCGTCGCCGTCGTGCGTGACCATCAGCGCCGGCACCTGCAA
It includes:
- the putP gene encoding sodium/proline symporter PutP, producing MSDQLWLYIALGAYFAAMILLGYLAYRRTTGHEGYMLGNRGLPPAVAALSAGASDMSGWLIMGLPGAIYLAGLIEAWIAIGLTLGAYINWLVVAPRLRAYTEVSRNSITIPSFFENRLRDRSRSLRIVSSIIILVFFTLYVSSGMVAGGVFFESAFGGDYVWGMLLVTAVTLAYTLFGGFLGASLTDVVQGLMMVVALIVVPVAAVIAVGGPGEAYTLISSLEPAHFDFFGGTGLTSVTLIGVLSGLAWGLGYLGQPHVIVRFMALRHPREAKSARRIGITWQIVSLSGAVIAGLVGVAYVAQNNIDLGDPETVVLLMSQALLHPLVAGFVLAAVLAAVMSTFSSQLIVCSSALVEDVLKVVRKNPPAERTLVTLGRVCVLVVALIAAVLALNPQDSILGLVSFAWAGFGAAFGPVVLLSLFWRKLTHWGALAAMVVGTVTVFTWSEAEGGIFDLYELLPGFLFAVITAVVVSLITYTRNEDIEAEFDAAVALVRDETAPERAGV
- a CDS encoding bifunctional proline dehydrogenase/L-glutamate gamma-semialdehyde dehydrogenase, which codes for MNTPASPDVRPQDLAADAIALVHRWLAEAEEYPADPSAERLAGVLSDPNGLDFTVGFVDGVVRPEDHRAAAKKLQEIVPLTPSFLPAPMRGAISLGGTLASTLPGVVVPTARRVLRQMVSHLIIDASDKKLGPAIAKLRSDDVRLNINLLGEYILGEDEAARRLEGTHRLLARDDVDYVSIKVSSTVAPHNHWSFDQAVDHIEEHLVPLYARAAEASPHKFINLDMEEYKDLDLTVAVFKRILERPEFLHLQAGIVLQTYLPDALGVMMDLQAWSAARVARGGAPIKVRVVKGANLPMEQVDAALHGWPVATWGSKQDSDTNYKAVLDYALTPQRTQNVRVGVAGHNLFDVALAWLLAQARGATEGIEFEMLLGMATGQAEAVKKDVGSLLLYTPVVHPQEFDVAIAYLIRRLEEGASQENFMSALFQLTDTPELFEREKQRFLDSLAKLETITGDGTVESYRVPAPARGQDRRTTTAGAAQLSDDDVEARVQQRVEAGRAGEFENTPDTDPDLPGNRAWGADIAARMVGSTLGTELVESSRVPDEAGLNEIVERGVAAADSWQSLSADERAEILYRAGERLEARRADLLEVMGSECGKTLDQGDPEVSEAIDFANYYAMLGQQLSQVEGAEYRPSRLVAVIPPWNFPVAIPAGGVLSALAAGSAVVIKPAAASARSAAVMVEALWDAGVPREVLQFVQFDERALGSALIADERVDRIILTGSYDTAATFREFRPDAPILAETSGKNAIIVTPNADLDLAARDVVQSAFGHAGQKCSAASLVILVGSVATSERFRRQLIDGVRSLTVGTPDDLETQMGPVINAPSGKLLRGLTTLGEGETWVLKPEPVPSDHPLARDRHGEITQWTPGLRSGVRRGSEYHLTEYFGPILGVMTADTLEEAIEMVNEIDYGLTSGLHSLDRDELATWLDTVQAGNLYVNRGITGAIVRRQSFGGWKRSAIGPGTKAGGPNYLHGLGTWTDAPVNEAPAGSDSTPEVRPAVAGLLRAVEQTPEIDDDDAAWLRSALATDARAWAEEFGVARDASQLVFERNLLRYRPVPVVVRLAADAALHHSVRVIAAGLAAESAPTVSTAVELPAALTAALAHAGVTVTVEDDAAWTAHLQRLAERSGPEAGARIRLVTGATPASGASSTSRAEETARIVSATGGKPDIAVYSGDVVSAGRVEMLPHLREQAVSITAHRFGTLHRLSEGLI
- a CDS encoding LysR family transcriptional regulator; translation: MLDLKRLRLLWELHHRGTVAAVAKALSYSPSAVSQQLAVLEKEAGVPLMRRTGRTLTLTAAGEALVGETEQLLAGLERAESALHRARDVVGGTLRVAAFQTAMIALMPGALRRLRRDHPELRVEAVHYEPGEALQETWGRGFDVVVAEQYPGHSTEHFPGLERQLLLSDPIRLAVPPRGVGDAAFDDAERLEDLRELPWVMEPQGAATRHWAEQACRLAGFEPDVRYETADLRTHIRFIETGNAVSLLPGLLHQGVAGRVRLIELDGEPRRTTFTAARASHSAHPAVEAVRAALAVEAAELSPELGSAQ
- a CDS encoding MogA/MoaB family molybdenum cofactor biosynthesis protein translates to MTHDDAPGTPQSEPGQPRAAVIVASTRAAAGTAEDATGPVIRAWLHERGFRTVPDQPTVVPDGAPVGQALRQALDDGARVVITTGGTGVSPTDQTPEQVTPLLDVTLPGIIEQIRARGTATTPMAALTRGVAGFVGSTFVITLPGSPSGVRDGLAVLDPLLPHLLAQRAGGDH
- the moaC gene encoding cyclic pyranopterin monophosphate synthase MoaC: MTEPADTPIQPDQPARLTHLRTDGSAHMVDVTHKPVTQRTARAQAVLTTTPEVVALIGSGDLPKGEALGTARIAGIMAAKRTSDLIPLCHPLPLSKLAIDFDTDPENIHDDADSGTASVRILATVTTKGPTGVEMEALTAASVAALTLYDMIKAVDKHAVITDTRVLAKSGGKSGDWSVE
- a CDS encoding molybdopterin molybdotransferase MoeA, with protein sequence MTELRTVEDHLAEVTALLAPVVTRLHAAEPELIPLDAAAGRVCARSITAPADLPPFDNSQMDGYAVRVADLTSLFPSLNAPSLPLGLATAAGDPPATHIPGTASPVMTGAPIPAGADAVVPVEATTTGRFPALTRHTQAPPSPEGTEGTGAAPEPAHTAQIGITKTPEPGAFIRRRGTDIRAGQVLFDAGTRLSPAHLGALAASGITTVPVRPRMRILVCTTGDELAPDTPDITALAPGRIHDANGPMLVHLLRDAGAEVTLARCPDDPAALLALVIEHTAPDLVVTSGGISAGAFEVVRDTFQPLGARFASIALQPGGPQGLGALQLPHHTGAPGASTLPALCFPGNPVSTLLSALLFLVPTLRELAGRPARRTTVQRPLATDVDSPEHQLQLRRAVLETDGTVTCLPPGSHLLHNLATADLIAEIPLGVSHLPAGTPVTTWSLHD
- a CDS encoding MoaD/ThiS family protein is translated as MAPRTAETPPTAPARTALTVRYFAAAADAAGTTQERLELGEPTLAALRAELTERYGDPMAKVLRSGSFLVDGVVRRDRGALTGADRGDADAADETSGTPLTVDVLPPFAGG